One Pongo abelii isolate AG06213 chromosome 12, NHGRI_mPonAbe1-v2.0_pri, whole genome shotgun sequence DNA segment encodes these proteins:
- the SPMIP9 gene encoding protein SPMIP9 isoform X2, with translation MAGVKYPGQDPVDLDIYQSSHMVDYQPYGKHRYSRVTPQEQAKLDAQLRDKEFYRPIPNPNPKLTDGYPAFKRPHMTAKDLGLPGFFPSQEREATREDECKFTSTCHFTYPASHYLHLVQGDPNQVLQSADFPCLLDPKHQPAAEVAKGYLLLPGCPCLHHHIVKVPILNRWGPLMPFYQ, from the exons GACCCTGTGGATTTAGACATATACCAAAGCTCCCACATGGTCGACTATCAGCCCTACGGGAAGCACAGATACTCCAGGGTCACGCCGCAAGAG CAGGCAAAGCTCGATGCTCAACTCCGGGACAAAGAGTTTTACAGGCCCAtccctaaccccaaccccaagCTAACGGATGGGTACCCTGCTTTCAAAAGACCCCACATGACTGCCAAAGACCTGGGACTCCCCGGCTTCTTCCCATCACAGGAACGTGAGGCCACAAGGGAGGATGAGTGCAAGTTCACCAGCACCTGCCATTTCACATATCCAGCTTCCCACTATCTGCACCTGGTCCAGGGTGACCCCAACCAGGTCCTCCAGAGTGCTGACTTCCCGTGCCTCCTGGATCCCAAACACCAGCCTGCTGCAGAGGTGGCCAAAGGCTACCTGCTACTGCCAGGGTGTCCCTGTCTTCATCACCATATAGTTAAGGTCCCCATCTTGAACCGGTGGGGACCCTTGATGCCATTTTACCAGTAG